The following proteins are co-located in the Solanum pennellii chromosome 1, SPENNV200 genome:
- the LOC107008179 gene encoding 40S ribosomal protein S13 — protein MGRMHSRGKGISASALPYKRTPPSWLKISAPDVEDNICKFAKKGLTPSQIGVILRDSHGIAQVKSVTGSKILRILKAHGLAPEIPEDLYHLIKKAVAIRKHLERNRKDKDSKFRLILVESRIHRLARYYKKTKKLPPVWKYESTTASTLVA, from the exons ATGGGTCGTATGCACAGTCGAGG TAAGGGTATTTCAGCTTCAGCTCTTCCATACAAGAGGACTCCACCAAGTTGGCTGAAAATCTCTGCTCCTGAT GTTGAGGATAACATATGCAAGTTCGCCAAAAAAGGTTTGACACCTTCTCAAATTGGTGTTATTCTTCGTGATTCTCATGGGATTGCTCAGGTGAAGAGTGTTACTGGTAGCAAGATTCTCAGAATTTTGAAGGCTCATG GACTTGCTCCCGAGATTCCCGAGGatctctaccaccttatcaagAAAGCAGTGGCAATCAGGAAGCATCTTGAGAGGAACAGAAAAGACAAGGACTCCAAGTTTAGATTGATTCTTGTTGAGAGCAGGATTCATCGACTTGCTCGCTActataagaaaacaaagaagCTTCCACCAGTCTGGAAGTA CGAGTCTACCACCGCGAGTACTCTTGTGGCTTAG
- the LOC107008171 gene encoding UDP-glucuronate 4-epimerase 3, translating to MSQMMHIDNIPSTPGKFKMEKSPYNRLRMHFSLAKLTFWSFVFLGLIFVFFYRSPASSSPVSSDLSRRSLRTSSYGGPAWEKRIKASAKVRSRNGISVLVTGAAGFVGTHVSVALKRRGDGVLGLDNFNDYYDPSLKRARQALLERTGVYVVEGDINDATLLKKLFDIVPFTHVMHLAAQAGVRYAMENPGSYVHSNIAGLVNVLEICKSVNPQPAIVWASSSSVYGLNTKVPFSEKDRTDQPASLYAATKKAGEEIAHTYNHIYGLSLTGLRFFTVYGPWGRPDMAYFFFTRDILKGKSIPIFEAANHGTVARDFTYIDDIVKGCLAALDTAEKSTGSGGKKKGAAQLRVFNLGNTSPVPVSDLVGILERLLKVKAKRLVMKLPRNGDVPFTHANISSAHKELGYKPTTDLQTGLKKFVRWYLNYYGNGKKSAQ from the coding sequence ATGTCCCAAATGATGCACATTGACAATATCCCATCAACCCCAGGAAAGTTCAAGATGGAAAAGTCTCCTTACAATAGGCTAAGGATGCATTTTTCTCTAGCAAAGCTCACATTTTGGTCATTTGTATTCTTGGGGTTGATCTTTGTATTCTTCTACAGATCTCCAGCTTCTTCATCCCCTGTTTCTTCAGATCTCTCAAGAAGATCTCTCAGAACCAGCTCCTACGGTGGCCCTGCTTGGGAAAAAAGGATTAAAGCTTCAGCTAAAGTAAGGTCACGTAATGGTATTTCTGTATTGGTTACTGGTGCTGCTGGCTTTGTAGGAACTCATGTTTCAGTTGCTCTTAAACGCCGTGGCGATGGCGTATTGGGTTTGGATAATTTCAATGATTATTATGACCCTTCGCTCAAAAGAGCACGACAAGCGCTCTTAGAGCGAACAGGGGTGTATGTTGTTGAGGGTGATATCAATGATGCCACCCTCTTGAAGAAACTTTTTGATATTGTTCCATTTACTCATGTAATGCATTTAGCTGCACAAGCAGGTGTGCGTTATGCCATGGAAAATCCTGGATCATATGTGCATAGTAACATTGCTGGTCTTGTTAATGTTCTTGAAATTTGTAAAAGTGTTAATCCTCAACCTGCTATTGTGTGGGCATCATCTAGTTCTGTATATGGATTGAATACTAAGGTACCTTTTTCAGAGAAGGATAGAACAGATCAGCCTGCTAGTCTTTATGCTGCAACTAAAAAGGCTGGTGAAGAAATTGCTcatacatataatcatatatatggGCTTTCATTAACTGGATTGAGATTTTTCACCGTTTACGGACCATGGGGTAGGCCAGACATGGCTTACTTCTTTTTCACAAGGGATATCTTGAAGGGAAAATCGATTCCTATATTCGAGGCTGCTAATCATGGCACGGTAGCTAGGGATTTTACCTACATTGATGATATAGTAAAAGGATGTTTGGCAGCATTGGATACTGCTGAGAAGAGCACTGGAAGTGGTGGGAAGAAGAAAGGCGCTGCTCAACTGCGGGTGTTCAATTTAGGCAACACATCTCCTGTTCCAGTTTCAGATCTTGTAGGCATTTTGGAGAGGTTGCTAAAGGTGAAGGCCAAGAGATTGGTGATGAAGTTGCCAAGGAATGGGGATGTGCCTTTTACTCATGCCAATATAAGTTCAGCCCACAAGGAGCTTGGATATAAGCCTACGACGGATCTACAGACGGGATTGAAGAAATTTGTCCGATGGTACCTCAATTACTATGGTAATGGAAAGAAGAGTGCCCAGTGA
- the LOC107008178 gene encoding tRNA 2'-phosphotransferase 1-like isoform X2: MFTFVVTSRLVRCRLLFLPSPPFLTSFLSSSLLPGFPASMDNTGFNKPSSSSSSYSAFSHSNRRGRGLDTRDNKERSGGRGGGAGKDKIDALGRLLTRILRHMASELNLNMRNDGYVKVQDLLKLNLKTFANVPLRSHTVDDVKEAVRKDNKQRFGLLEENGELLIRANQGHTVKIVETESLLKPILSADEVPVCVHGTYKKNLESILEHGLKRMKRLHVHFSCGLPTDGEVISGMRRDVNVLIFLDVRKALEDGMKLYISENRVILTEGIDGVVPVKYFQKMESWPDRKPMSL, from the exons ATGTTCACTTTTGTGGTCACTTCCCGACTAGTACGTTGCCGccttctttttcttccttcACCTCCTTTCCTCACATCCTTCCTCTCTTCTTCTTTGCTGCCTGGTTTCCCTGCTTCAATGGACAACACTGGTTTCAACAAACcttcatcctcatcctcatcctaCTCTGCCTTTTCTCATTCCAATCGGAG aggaagaggactGGACACGAGGGACAATAAAGAAAGATCGGGGGGCCGTGGCGGTGGTGCCGGCAAAGATAAAATTGATGCTCTTGGTAGACTATT GACACGCATTTTGCGGCACATGGCCTCTGAGCTAAACTTGAATATGAGGAATGATGGGTATGTGAAGGTGCAAGATCTGCTAAAGTTAAACTTAAAAACATTTGCGAATGTCCCATTGAGGTCACATACAGTTGATGATGTCAAAGAG GCAGTACGAAAGGATAACAAGCAAAGATTCGGCCTTTTGGAAGAAAATGGAGAGCTTCTGATACGTGCCAACCAAGGCCATACAGTGAAG ATAGTTGAAACTGAAAGCTTATTGAAACCGATCCTTTCAGCTGATGAAGTTCCAG TTTGTGTACATGGCACTTACAAGAAGAATTTGGAATCAATTTTGGAGCATGGGCTCAAACGCATGAAAAGGTTACATGTTCATTTCTCATGTGGCTTGCCAACAGACGGTGAAGTAATTAGTG GAATGAGGCGGGATGTTAATGTCCTCATCTTTCTTgatgtgagaaaagctttggaAG ATGGGATGAAGCTTTATATCTCTGAAAACAGAGTTATCTTGACGGAGGGTATTGATGGTGTGGTGCCAGTGAAGTACTTCCAAAAAATGGAGTCATGGCCAGATAGAAAACCTATGTCATTATAG
- the LOC107008178 gene encoding tRNA 2'-phosphotransferase 1-like isoform X1, producing the protein MFTFVVTSRLVRCRLLFLPSPPFLTSFLSSSLLPGFPASMDNTGFNKPSSSSSSYSAFSHSNRSGGGGRGRGLDTRDNKERSGGRGGGAGKDKIDALGRLLTRILRHMASELNLNMRNDGYVKVQDLLKLNLKTFANVPLRSHTVDDVKEAVRKDNKQRFGLLEENGELLIRANQGHTVKIVETESLLKPILSADEVPVCVHGTYKKNLESILEHGLKRMKRLHVHFSCGLPTDGEVISGMRRDVNVLIFLDVRKALEDGMKLYISENRVILTEGIDGVVPVKYFQKMESWPDRKPMSL; encoded by the exons ATGTTCACTTTTGTGGTCACTTCCCGACTAGTACGTTGCCGccttctttttcttccttcACCTCCTTTCCTCACATCCTTCCTCTCTTCTTCTTTGCTGCCTGGTTTCCCTGCTTCAATGGACAACACTGGTTTCAACAAACcttcatcctcatcctcatcctaCTCTGCCTTTTCTCATTCCAATCGGAG CGGTGGtggaggaagaggaagaggactGGACACGAGGGACAATAAAGAAAGATCGGGGGGCCGTGGCGGTGGTGCCGGCAAAGATAAAATTGATGCTCTTGGTAGACTATT GACACGCATTTTGCGGCACATGGCCTCTGAGCTAAACTTGAATATGAGGAATGATGGGTATGTGAAGGTGCAAGATCTGCTAAAGTTAAACTTAAAAACATTTGCGAATGTCCCATTGAGGTCACATACAGTTGATGATGTCAAAGAG GCAGTACGAAAGGATAACAAGCAAAGATTCGGCCTTTTGGAAGAAAATGGAGAGCTTCTGATACGTGCCAACCAAGGCCATACAGTGAAG ATAGTTGAAACTGAAAGCTTATTGAAACCGATCCTTTCAGCTGATGAAGTTCCAG TTTGTGTACATGGCACTTACAAGAAGAATTTGGAATCAATTTTGGAGCATGGGCTCAAACGCATGAAAAGGTTACATGTTCATTTCTCATGTGGCTTGCCAACAGACGGTGAAGTAATTAGTG GAATGAGGCGGGATGTTAATGTCCTCATCTTTCTTgatgtgagaaaagctttggaAG ATGGGATGAAGCTTTATATCTCTGAAAACAGAGTTATCTTGACGGAGGGTATTGATGGTGTGGTGCCAGTGAAGTACTTCCAAAAAATGGAGTCATGGCCAGATAGAAAACCTATGTCATTATAG